In the Clostridium cellulovorans 743B genome, AGTATAGCTGAAGCGTTAAATGTTGATGTTAATATCTTAATGAATGCAGAGGCTACTGATGATAACGAAACACCTCTTCCAAAAATATTAGATGTGAAAACAGCTATGGATCTGATTCTTGCTCAACCTGGATTAATGTTAAACGGTGAAATGCTATCTAACGATAGTAAGATTGCTTTAGCAAATGCTCTGCAACTTGGACTTCAATATGCTGAGCAAATGCAAAAGAAAGAAAAAGAACTAAACCAAAAATAGCTTAACTTAGAAATAAGTTGGGAGGCCCATACATATGATAAAGAAAATTGTAGATGCTTTAAATTATGCTTATCCGTCTGGATAAGTTCTTCTAAGCTTCATATATAAAAATCTTCAATAGTAAAAGTAATTCCTTTGAAGCTAAGAATCACTTTATTCGACTTCTGATCCTTTTGAGTTATGTGAGTATCTTAATATTAAACTTATAACAAGTGATTTAGGAGATGAAATTAAAGGTTTTTTTCAAAGAACTGAGAATGGATATGAGATAGTTCATATTAATTCAAAATTGCCTGAGGAAGAAAAGAAATAT is a window encoding:
- a CDS encoding helix-turn-helix domain-containing protein: MNIGEKIKQYRNLAGLSIRVLAAKADISKSTLGDIENGKTNTSVKTITSIAEALNVDVNILMNAEATDDNETPLPKILDVKTAMDLILAQPGLMLNGEMLSNDSKIALANALQLGLQYAEQMQKKEKELNQK